The Brachypodium distachyon strain Bd21 chromosome 4, Brachypodium_distachyon_v3.0, whole genome shotgun sequence nucleotide sequence TTCCGGtgggtgcatgcatgttccTCGACCCGATATATGCAGCCCACAGGAGGCTCCCGGGCTCACATACGTACGTGAACTCTCTAGCTCATCTGTGCCAAATCAGACGCTCCCACCCTTTTCACTCACCGAGATCCCTCCTGAGGTGACTCACACACACACTAGCTTCCTGCCGCCGGCGCATTGAATTGCGTCCTCCTCGCTGTGTCCGGCGAGGCTTGAGTATCCCGCGTACGTGCCCGCTCCGGCCGCCTGCGTGATGCGGTTGCCCGATCGAAGGTGGCCAGAGCACCCGCGTCCTCTTCCGCTCCGGCGCCTCGATCTACACGTACTACGTCGATAACCCCATCGAGCCGAGCGCCTGAGCGCTGATTGCTCTCTCTCCTGGCGCAATGGAGCTTCAGCGGAAGAGCAGCATCAAGTCATATGGCGGGTCCAACAGGTCGTCGCGGTCGGCCTCCTTCGACTTCGACCAGGACCAGGATCGCGAGCGCCGGGAGATCGTCGTCAAgatcgacgacgacgtccaaggcggcggcggcggctccggctcctTCTCCCTCCACGCGGCCTCCGCCCAAAACTCCTCTTCCACCTACAGCGCGATCCCCGGATCCGGGTCGGGCGCGTCCAGCGCGCCCGCCTCGCCCaacggcgccgacggcggccgcTTCGCCGAGTCCTTCAGCTTCAAGAACCGCCCGCTCTCGTCGCTGGCCACCAGCGCCGAGGAAGGCGAGTGCAGCGACGACGTCGACCCACCCAGCCGCCTCATCGGCAACTTCCTCCGGAAGCaggccgcggccggcggcgagctggcGCTCGACCCGGACCTCGACATGGAAGCAGAGATGCGGCGGCTGTTGCACGTGCCGCCGGGCCACGGAGCCGGTGGAGCCATCTCCCCTTCCCGGGACCTCCGCGTCTCGTTCCAGCAGCAAGACccccgcaagagcttctgcccctcgtccaccacggcgggctcctcctcctcctcctcctccgtcggcaATGGCAACAGCCGGACGAACAAGGCCGCTAAAAGTAACGCGGGAGTCGACACGGCCGAGGTGATCCGCTGCACGTCGGCGTCCACGGGGGCCGCGGCCGGCCTGCTCCCGCGTAGCAAGACGCGCTCCAGGCTAATGgaccccccgccgccgccgccgaacgGCACTGAAGGCGATCAGCGGAACGAGCGCAAGTCCTTCGTCGTGCAGGGCCCGCCAAAGTCCGGGCAGCTTCGGTCTGGTCTTATCGGCAGATCGGGCTTTCTCGGCAAGacaggcggtggcggcggcggcggcttcgagggcggcggcggcgaggaggacgacgacccTTTCGTGGACGAGGGGCTCACGGCCGACTTCAAGCGCGAGACGGTGGACTGCCTCATCATCCTGGAATGGGTTGGGCTTGTGGTGATCGTGATCTCGCTGGTGTGCAGCGTCACCATCCCGACCCTGGCCAGGAAAAAGTTCTCGGGTCTCCACCTGTGGAAGTGGGAGGTCCTGGTGTGCGTGCTCATCTGCGGCCGGCTCGTCTCCGGCTGGATCATCCGCATGGCCGTCTTCTTCGTGGAGCGCAACTTCCTGCTCCGGAAGAAGGTGCTCTACTTCGTCTACGGCGTGCGGCGCGCCGTGCGCAACGTGCTGTGGCTCGGCGTGGCCCTCGTGGCCTGGCACCTGCTCTTCGACAAGGACGacgccaaggaggaggagcgggagaCGCACACGCTGGTGCTGCCCTacgtgaccaaggtgctgtgCTGCCTGCTGGTGGCCACCGTGATCCGGCTCGTCAAGACGCTGCTGCTCAAGGTgctcgcctcctccttccacgTCTCCACCTTCTTCGACCGGATCCAGGACGCGCTCTTCAACCAGTACGTCATCGAGACGCTCTCCGGCCCGCCCTTGGTCGACGAGAGCCGCATGCTCGCGGAGGTGGAGCGGCTGCagagcgccggcgcctccaTCCCGACCGAGCTCCAGGCCGCGGCCATGCCCAGCAAGCCCGCGCCTGCTGCTCCCGTGCCCAAGAGCGCGCGGCTCACGGCGGCCACGTCTCGGCGAGGGATCAGCAAGCCGCAGCAGCTGCAGAGGCAGAAAACCGAGCGCCATAATTTCGACGACGGAGGGATCAACATTGACCAGCTTCACAGGCTCAGCCAGAAGAACGTCTCCGCGTGGAGCATGAAGAGGCTGATGAAGATTGTCCGGTACGGAGCGCTCACCACCATGGACGAGCAGATCAAGCACGCCACGTGCCAGGAGGACGAGCTGGCCACGCAGATCCACAGCGAGTACGAGGCCAAGGTCGCTGCCAAGAGGATTTTCCACAACGTCGCCAAACCTGGATCCAAGTCAGTAGTACTATCTACCACTACGGTTTTAAGTTGAAATTTCCAAGAATTAAATCCTCGTTTCCTGACCGGATTCTGAATGATGTTGCGTTGCTGCAGGCACATATACCTGTCGGATCTGATGCGTTTCATGAGGCAGGAGGAGGCTATGAAAGCGATGGACCTCTTCGAAGGGGCGCAGGAGCACAACAGGGTGAGCAAGAGGTCGCTCAAGAACTGGGTGGTGAACGCCTTCAGGGAGCGCAAGGCGCTGGCCCTCACGCTCAACGACACCAAGACGGCTGTGAACAAGCTCCACCAGATGGCCAACGTCGTGGTGGCGCTCATCGTCTTCGCGCTCTGGCTCCTCATCCTGGGGATCGCCACCACGcgcttcttcgtcttcctcagctcgcagctcctcgtcgccgtcttCATGTTCGGCAACACGCTCAAGACCATCTTCGAGGccatcgtcttcctcttcgtcATGCACCCGTTCGACGTCGGCGACCGCTGCGAGGTCGATGGGATGCAGGTTAAAATGCTTCCTGTTGTTGATTCCCAACAAAGGGTCGCTAGCTTCGCCTCCCTACACTAACTGACGTGGCTCCAGATCGTTGGGAATTTCAGGTGGTCGTTGAGGAGATGAACATCATGACCACCATCTTCCTGCGGTACGACAACCTCAAGGTTTACTACCCCAACAGCAAGCTCGCCACGTTACCCATAATGAACTACTACAGGAGCCCCGACATGGGAGATGCCGTCGATTTCTCTGTTCATGTCGCCACACCGGTGGAGAAACTGGCTCTCATGAAGGAAAGACTAATGCAGTAAGTATTGTTGCTCTTGCCTCAGTTTCATTTTATTCTTGCCCGAATTACCTCT carries:
- the LOC100825036 gene encoding mechanosensitive ion channel protein 5, which gives rise to MELQRKSSIKSYGGSNRSSRSASFDFDQDQDRERREIVVKIDDDVQGGGGGSGSFSLHAASAQNSSSTYSAIPGSGSGASSAPASPNGADGGRFAESFSFKNRPLSSLATSAEEGECSDDVDPPSRLIGNFLRKQAAAGGELALDPDLDMEAEMRRLLHVPPGHGAGGAISPSRDLRVSFQQQDPRKSFCPSSTTAGSSSSSSSVGNGNSRTNKAAKSNAGVDTAEVIRCTSASTGAAAGLLPRSKTRSRLMDPPPPPPNGTEGDQRNERKSFVVQGPPKSGQLRSGLIGRSGFLGKTGGGGGGGFEGGGGEEDDDPFVDEGLTADFKRETVDCLIILEWVGLVVIVISLVCSVTIPTLARKKFSGLHLWKWEVLVCVLICGRLVSGWIIRMAVFFVERNFLLRKKVLYFVYGVRRAVRNVLWLGVALVAWHLLFDKDDAKEEERETHTLVLPYVTKVLCCLLVATVIRLVKTLLLKVLASSFHVSTFFDRIQDALFNQYVIETLSGPPLVDESRMLAEVERLQSAGASIPTELQAAAMPSKPAPAAPVPKSARLTAATSRRGISKPQQLQRQKTERHNFDDGGINIDQLHRLSQKNVSAWSMKRLMKIVRYGALTTMDEQIKHATCQEDELATQIHSEYEAKVAAKRIFHNVAKPGSKHIYLSDLMRFMRQEEAMKAMDLFEGAQEHNRVSKRSLKNWVVNAFRERKALALTLNDTKTAVNKLHQMANVVVALIVFALWLLILGIATTRFFVFLSSQLLVAVFMFGNTLKTIFEAIVFLFVMHPFDVGDRCEVDGMQVVVEEMNIMTTIFLRYDNLKVYYPNSKLATLPIMNYYRSPDMGDAVDFSVHVATPVEKLALMKERLMHYLDNKKEHWYPGSMVVLRDIDDTNRLKISIWCRHTINFQDMGMRFERRELILHEMMKILRDLDIEYRMLPLDINVRNAPPIHSARMPTTWTPHF